One window from the genome of Fulvivirga lutea encodes:
- a CDS encoding ribonuclease Z, whose product MPFELKILGCNSATPAYGRHHTSQLLHTGKNYFLIDCGEGTQERLTQYKAHTGKINHIFISHLHGDHYLGLMGLLFTMHLLKRSHDIHLYGQRGLDEIILTQLRYSDSKLNYKIVFHELDPKIKENIFEDDQVEVYSFPLKHRIPCCGFLFKEKPKPYRINKEKLTDDISLQAIASLKQGKDFIDERTKKSYKVEEYTLPPRKSRSYAYCSDTKYDEDIIPIIKDADLLYHEATFLADKAKWAHLTFHSTTHEAGKIAKAANVGQLLIGHYSARYKDVTPFVEEAREIFANTILSEEGQLIEVED is encoded by the coding sequence TTGCCATTTGAATTAAAAATATTAGGTTGTAATTCTGCAACGCCTGCCTATGGCAGGCACCACACCTCTCAGTTACTACACACTGGTAAGAATTATTTTCTTATTGATTGTGGGGAAGGCACTCAGGAACGACTCACCCAATATAAAGCACATACAGGGAAAATAAATCATATTTTTATTAGCCATTTGCATGGAGACCATTATTTAGGGTTGATGGGTCTACTTTTTACTATGCATCTACTAAAAAGATCCCATGATATTCATTTATATGGTCAAAGAGGCTTGGATGAGATTATCCTTACACAATTGAGGTATTCTGACAGTAAGCTCAACTATAAAATTGTCTTCCATGAGTTAGACCCAAAAATTAAAGAAAACATCTTCGAAGATGACCAAGTTGAAGTATATAGCTTCCCGTTAAAACACAGAATACCATGTTGTGGCTTCTTATTCAAAGAAAAGCCTAAGCCTTACAGAATAAATAAAGAAAAGCTCACGGATGACATTTCGCTGCAGGCTATTGCTTCATTAAAGCAAGGTAAGGACTTTATTGACGAACGAACCAAAAAGAGCTATAAAGTGGAGGAGTATACACTTCCTCCAAGAAAATCCAGGTCTTATGCCTATTGTTCTGATACCAAATATGATGAAGACATAATACCAATCATTAAAGATGCTGATTTGCTTTATCATGAAGCTACATTTTTAGCGGACAAAGCCAAGTGGGCGCATCTTACTTTTCACAGCACTACTCACGAGGCAGGTAAAATCGCCAAAGCTGCCAATGTAGGGCAGCTATTAATTGGCCATTATTCAGCCAGGTATAAAGATGTTACACCATTTGTAGAAGAGGCTAGAGAAATATTTGCGAACACCATTTTGTCAGAAGAGGGCCAATTAATAGAAGTTGAAGACTAA
- a CDS encoding STAS domain-containing protein has translation MKYTIDKQEKYSLVKLHEEKLDSSIAPGLKSQLITIHAEGVKNIILDLSEVKYTDSSGLSALLVGNRVVQENGGIFVLASLSDHTTKLIKISQLDSVLNILPTVEEGIDAVFMNEIENELGGDDDEV, from the coding sequence ATGAAATATACGATAGACAAACAAGAAAAATATAGCCTAGTAAAACTGCACGAAGAGAAACTTGATTCAAGCATCGCACCCGGCTTAAAGTCACAATTAATTACCATTCACGCTGAAGGAGTTAAAAATATTATTCTTGATTTATCTGAAGTGAAGTACACAGATTCTTCCGGATTAAGTGCACTACTTGTTGGCAATAGAGTAGTTCAGGAAAATGGTGGTATTTTTGTTTTAGCGAGTCTATCAGATCATACCACAAAGCTTATTAAAATTTCTCAACTGGATAGTGTGTTAAATATTCTACCTACTGTTGAAGAAGGTATTGATGCTGTTTTCATGAATGAAATTGAAAACGAGTTGGGTGGTGATGATGATGAAGTTTGA
- a CDS encoding phosphoribosylaminoimidazolesuccinocarboxamide synthase — protein MKALKNTNFQFPNQTNFYSGKVRDIYFFGDKLAMVATDRISAFDVILPEAIPYKGQVLNQIAATNLNATKDICPNWLESTPDPNVAIGIQCETYPVEMVIRGYLAGHAWREYHVGKRTLCGVSLPEGLKENDKLPEPIITPTTKAHEGHDEDISKEEIISKGLVSKEEYEQLEKYTFALFERGTQLAKDKGLILVDTKYEFGRKGNTIYLIDEIHTPDSSRYFYMDGYEDRQKRNEPQKQLSKEFVRQWLISNGFQGKDGQQVPEMTESVVNSISDRYLELYEKVTGEKFIKQDYYNVEERIKNNIISAI, from the coding sequence ATGAAAGCACTCAAGAATACTAACTTCCAATTTCCAAATCAGACAAATTTTTATAGCGGAAAAGTAAGAGACATCTACTTTTTTGGTGACAAGCTAGCCATGGTAGCAACAGATAGAATTTCGGCATTTGACGTAATTCTGCCTGAAGCAATACCTTATAAAGGCCAGGTTTTAAATCAAATTGCCGCTACTAACCTCAACGCTACGAAAGATATTTGTCCTAACTGGTTAGAAAGCACTCCAGACCCTAACGTGGCTATCGGCATACAATGTGAAACCTACCCTGTTGAAATGGTGATAAGAGGTTATTTGGCTGGACATGCCTGGCGAGAGTACCATGTCGGTAAAAGAACGTTGTGTGGTGTTTCACTTCCTGAGGGCTTGAAGGAAAATGATAAACTACCAGAACCAATCATCACTCCTACTACCAAAGCTCATGAAGGCCATGATGAAGATATCTCTAAAGAAGAGATAATAAGTAAAGGATTAGTTTCAAAAGAAGAATACGAACAACTAGAGAAATATACCTTCGCATTATTTGAGCGAGGCACGCAATTGGCCAAAGATAAAGGTTTGATTTTGGTTGATACAAAATATGAATTCGGTAGAAAAGGAAACACCATCTACTTAATTGATGAAATTCATACACCAGACTCTTCGAGATATTTCTATATGGATGGCTATGAGGACAGGCAAAAAAGAAATGAGCCTCAAAAGCAACTTTCCAAGGAATTTGTTCGTCAATGGTTAATATCAAATGGATTTCAAGGAAAAGATGGACAACAGGTTCCTGAAATGACAGAATCTGTTGTAAATTCAATCTCAGATAGGTATCTTGAACTTTACGAGAAAGTAACTGGCGAAAAATTCATTAAGCAAGATTACTACAACGTTGAAGAAAGAATTAAAAACAATATAATCAGCGCAATTTAG